The genomic region GGCCCCCGCACCCGGCAGCGCCACGAGGCGGCCGGGGTCGGGCGCGCCCGCGGCGCCGGCGGCCTCGACGAGGACCGCGGCCCACGCCGTCATCGCGGCGTCCGCCGACGGCAGGGACGCCGCGGGCACGCCGAGGTCGCGGCCGCTCGCCTGCACGGGGCCGTGACGCCCCACGAGGGGGCTGTCGCGGTCCGTCGCGAGGACGAGCTCGACGCCGGTGAGGCGCTCGCGCAGCAGGGCCAGGTGGGCCACCTCGCCCGGGGTCCGCTGGGCCGCGGCGGCGAGGCCGGGAGGCGCCGGGTCGGCGTGGCCCGTCCCGTCGAGCAGCGTCTCGGCGAGCCCGGTGAGCAGGCCCGCGCCGCCGTCGAGGACGCCCGCGCGCCCCGCGCCGACGACGACCCGCTCGGCGCCGGTCCCGACGGCTTCGCCCACGAGCCGGCCCGCGCCCCGGCTGGTGCGTCGCAGGACGCCCGCGGCGTCACCCGCCGGCGCGTCGACGACGAGGTGCTCGCCGAGGGCGTGCGAGAGGTCGACGTACGCGCTCGCGCGCCCGCTCGGGTCGTCGGCCGCGGCCACGAGCAGGACGGCGGCCGGCACGGGCGCGCCGTCGGGTCCGGGCACAGTCACCTGCACCAGGGACCCGGGCAGCGCCGCCCGGACGGCCTCGACGACGCCGGCCCCGCCGTCGGACATCGGCACGAGCGTCACCGTGTCGTCGGGCGCGTGGCGGCGCCAGCCGTCCGCCATCGCGGCGGCGGCCTCGGGGGCGCTGAGGGTGCCGCGGAAGCTGTCGGGGGCCATCACCACGTGCACGCCCTGCAGTGTGCTGCACTGGTGCGCGTGACCAGCACGCCCACCGGCACCGCGCTGCCGACGACGCTGCCGACACCCGGGGTGCGGCGTGCGGACGGCCCGACCGCCCCCGGCTCGCTGCTGCTCCTCGGCCGGGGCCGCGACCTCGCGAGCGAGCGGGGCGTGGAGTGCCCGGGCGACCTGCCGGCCCCGTCCGACCCCGACCTGGTCGCGCGGGCGCAGCGGGCCCGCGCCGCCCTGGGCGACCGCGCGTTCGTGCTCGGGCACCACTACCAGCGCGACGAGGTCATCGCCTTCGCCGACGTCACCGGCGACTCCTTCAAGCTGGCCCGCGACGCCGCCGCGCGCCCGGAGGCGGAGTACGTCGTCTTCTGCGGCGTCCACTTCATGGCCGAGAGCGCCGACCTGCTCACCGCGCCGGGCCAGGCCGTGGTCCTGCCGGACCTCGCGGCGGGCTGCTCCATGGCCGACATGGCGGCGATCGGCCAGGTCGAGGACGCGTGGCGCGTGCTCGCCGACGCCGGCGTCGCCGACCGCACGGTCCCCGTCAGCTACATGAACTCCTCCGCGGCGATCAAGGCGTTCACGGGGCGCAACGGCGGCACCGTGTGCACGTCGAGCAACGCCGAGCAGGCGCTCCGCTGGGCGTTCGAGCAGACCGGCGCGGTCGAGTCCGAGGGCCCGGCCGCCGGCAAGGTGTTGTTCCTCCCCGATCAGCACCTCGGCCGCAACACCGCGGTCCTCGCGCTCGGGCTGTCGCTGGACGACTGCGTCGTCTACGACCCCTGGAAGCCCGGCGGCGGGCTCACGACCGAGCAGCTCGAGCGGGCCCGGATGATCCTGTGGCGCGGGCACTGCTCGGTGCACGGCCGCTTCAGCGCCGAGGCGGTCGACGCGTACCGGGAGCGCATCCCCGGCGTCAACGTGCTCGTGCACCCGGAGTGCCGGCACGAGGTCGTCACCCGCGCCGACGTCGTCGGCTCGACCGAGCTCATCATCCGCACCCTCGAGCGGGCCGAGCCCGGCTCGTCGTGGGTGGTCGGCACCGAGCTCAACCTCGTCAAGCGGCTCGCGGCGCAGCACCCGGACAAGCAGGTCCACTTCCTCGACCGCGACGTCTGCTACTGCTCGACGATGAACCGCATCGACCTGCCGCACCTCGTGTGGGCGCTGGAGTCCCTCGCCGACGGCCGGGTCGTCAACCGGGTCGTCGTCGACGACGAGACCGCGCACTGGGCCCGGGTCGGCCTCGACCGCATGCTCGCGCTGCCGGGACCG from Aquipuribacter sp. SD81 harbors:
- the nadA gene encoding quinolinate synthase NadA; translated protein: MPTPGVRRADGPTAPGSLLLLGRGRDLASERGVECPGDLPAPSDPDLVARAQRARAALGDRAFVLGHHYQRDEVIAFADVTGDSFKLARDAAARPEAEYVVFCGVHFMAESADLLTAPGQAVVLPDLAAGCSMADMAAIGQVEDAWRVLADAGVADRTVPVSYMNSSAAIKAFTGRNGGTVCTSSNAEQALRWAFEQTGAVESEGPAAGKVLFLPDQHLGRNTAVLALGLSLDDCVVYDPWKPGGGLTTEQLERARMILWRGHCSVHGRFSAEAVDAYRERIPGVNVLVHPECRHEVVTRADVVGSTELIIRTLERAEPGSSWVVGTELNLVKRLAAQHPDKQVHFLDRDVCYCSTMNRIDLPHLVWALESLADGRVVNRVVVDDETAHWARVGLDRMLALPGPTAKD
- a CDS encoding glycerate kinase: MHVVMAPDSFRGTLSAPEAAAAMADGWRRHAPDDTVTLVPMSDGGAGVVEAVRAALPGSLVQVTVPGPDGAPVPAAVLLVAAADDPSGRASAYVDLSHALGEHLVVDAPAGDAAGVLRRTSRGAGRLVGEAVGTGAERVVVGAGRAGVLDGGAGLLTGLAETLLDGTGHADPAPPGLAAAAQRTPGEVAHLALLRERLTGVELVLATDRDSPLVGRHGPVQASGRDLGVPAASLPSADAAMTAWAAVLVEAAGAAGAPDPGRLVALPGAGA